Proteins encoded by one window of Streptomyces sp. NBC_01571:
- a CDS encoding ABC transporter ATP-binding protein encodes MTKESGLPQDAVSAATLIPTVVADGVDIVYRVNGTGAGRGSATAALNRMLRRKQSEKAAGVRKVHAVKNVSFTAYRGEAIGLIGTNGSGKSTLLKAVAGLLPVENGRIYTDGQPSLLGVNAALMSDLTGERNVYLGGLAMGMSREQIKERYQEIVDFSGINEKGDFITLPMRTYSSGMAARLRFSIAAAKDHDVLMIDEALATGDRSFQKRSEQRIRELRKSAGTVFLVSHNNKSIRDTCDRVLWLERGELRLDGPTEEVLKEYEKFTGK; translated from the coding sequence CTGACCAAGGAATCCGGCCTGCCGCAGGACGCGGTCTCCGCGGCGACTCTCATCCCCACCGTCGTCGCCGACGGGGTCGACATCGTCTACCGGGTCAACGGCACCGGCGCGGGGCGCGGCTCTGCCACCGCCGCGCTCAACCGCATGCTGCGCCGCAAGCAGTCCGAGAAGGCCGCGGGCGTGCGCAAGGTGCACGCCGTCAAGAACGTCTCCTTCACCGCCTACCGCGGTGAGGCCATCGGCCTGATCGGCACCAACGGCTCGGGCAAGTCGACCCTGCTGAAGGCGGTCGCCGGCCTCCTCCCGGTGGAGAACGGCAGGATCTACACCGACGGCCAGCCCTCCCTGCTCGGCGTGAACGCGGCGCTGATGAGCGACCTGACGGGCGAGCGGAACGTCTACCTCGGCGGGCTGGCGATGGGCATGTCCCGCGAGCAGATCAAGGAGCGCTACCAGGAGATCGTCGACTTCTCGGGCATCAACGAGAAGGGCGACTTCATCACCCTGCCCATGCGGACCTACTCCTCCGGCATGGCGGCGCGCCTGCGCTTCTCCATCGCGGCCGCCAAGGACCACGACGTACTGATGATCGACGAGGCGCTGGCCACCGGCGACCGTTCCTTCCAGAAGCGCTCGGAGCAGCGGATCCGCGAGCTGCGCAAGAGTGCGGGCACCGTCTTCCTGGTCAGTCACAACAACAAGTCGATCCGCGACACCTGCGACCGCGTGCTCTGGCTGGAGCGCGGTGAGCTGCGACTGGACGGGCCGACCGAAGAGGTCCTCAAGGAGTACGAGAAGTTCACGGGGAAGTAG
- a CDS encoding glycosyltransferase — translation MTADPRRDIFFVSNSVDELGGVTSWSHQMARLFTERGHRVKVIGITDPEVPQELGELPYPTFTLYDVHPPRVGPARGIRGRLDVAERRRRAERAAGMREQAAKLSVLFRSARPGAVVIVTQVWAMEWVKLADTTGLTVIGMSHESFAYSRVTSRFGRVRRHYRDVDRMLTLTREDADLWIRQGLDNASFMPNPIPFMPEVPSPRTAKVVVSVGRLTDQKGIDMLLDTWAEVAPRHPDWRLRIYGSGEDEELLRKQCTALGLDDSVEWMGATTDVPGALRGGSVFVLSSRGEGFPLAVMEAMAAALPCAAFDCAPGVHEIVRDGEDGLLATRGNTGELARRLDALMSDKRLRDRMGEAARVNIQRYSTDEIVRRWEELFAFLER, via the coding sequence ATGACCGCGGACCCCCGGCGGGACATCTTCTTCGTCTCCAACAGCGTCGACGAGCTGGGCGGGGTGACCAGCTGGTCGCACCAGATGGCCCGGCTGTTCACCGAACGCGGCCACCGTGTGAAGGTCATCGGCATCACCGATCCCGAGGTCCCCCAGGAGCTCGGTGAACTCCCGTACCCCACCTTCACGTTGTACGACGTCCACCCGCCGCGCGTCGGCCCCGCGCGCGGCATCAGGGGGCGGCTCGACGTGGCCGAGCGCAGGCGGCGTGCCGAACGGGCGGCGGGGATGCGCGAGCAGGCCGCCAAGCTGAGCGTGCTGTTCCGGTCCGCGCGCCCCGGGGCCGTGGTGATCGTCACCCAGGTGTGGGCGATGGAGTGGGTGAAACTGGCCGACACCACCGGTCTGACCGTCATCGGCATGAGCCACGAGTCCTTCGCCTACTCACGGGTGACCTCGCGCTTCGGGCGGGTGCGGCGGCACTACCGGGACGTCGACCGGATGCTGACGCTCACCCGTGAGGACGCCGACCTGTGGATCAGGCAGGGCCTCGACAACGCGTCCTTCATGCCGAACCCGATCCCGTTCATGCCCGAGGTGCCCTCGCCCCGGACCGCGAAGGTGGTGGTCAGCGTCGGCCGGCTGACCGACCAGAAGGGCATCGACATGCTCCTCGACACCTGGGCCGAGGTCGCGCCGCGCCACCCCGACTGGCGCCTGCGGATCTACGGCTCCGGGGAGGACGAGGAGCTCCTCAGGAAGCAGTGCACGGCCCTGGGTCTCGACGACTCGGTGGAGTGGATGGGCGCGACCACGGACGTGCCGGGCGCACTGCGGGGCGGCTCCGTCTTCGTGCTGTCCTCGCGCGGCGAGGGCTTCCCGCTCGCCGTCATGGAGGCCATGGCGGCGGCCCTCCCGTGCGCCGCCTTCGACTGCGCGCCCGGCGTCCACGAGATCGTCCGCGACGGCGAGGACGGTCTCCTCGCCACCCGCGGCAACACCGGGGAACTCGCCCGCCGCCTCGACGCGCTGATGTCCGACAAGCGGCTGCGCGACCGAATGGGCGAGGCGGCCCGCGTCAACATCCAGCGCTACTCGACGGACGAGATCGTGCGCAGGTGGGAGGAGCTGTTCGCGTTCCTGGAGCGCTAG
- a CDS encoding CDP-glycerol glycerophosphotransferase family protein, with protein sequence MDQRCAPDASGTGPTGTGAVPAVSVVVIVYNDENRLPTAVHSVLDQTLRSVEVVIVDDRSTDGSYPAAQRLAAAHPDRVRVFRLPENSGGCGAPRNHGIQQARGDYVLFLDSDDVLERNACRNMLEAAENTGADLVSGLCVRVHVDSRTRKEVKWYPWLYERTRTLESVSELPDLLVFDTLSTNKCYRRRFLLDEGLEFPVGIHYEDLLFSAQAYVAARRITLIPNRVYDWRIVDRPGMTAARSISNRRDEIANFAHRMEIHRRVDRLLAQHGLLELKFAKDVKWLKHDLVLHLRELPFRDAAYRREFAAIARAYLESIDRAAFDETEPIQAICAYLLHESDWDNLLPAVDTLINRDKISSPLVERAGRVYWCARHIEDDTFGRHVLDVTELGYHTKPVEKMFLRNALTLYEEHAGTVRLAGRITNPLGVIPPGARLSAQLEFYARRKGVRFQTFRFPVAEVRHEGEAIAWEALANLTRGLRPIGIVDAVWDVRVHLDVDGARTTTRLTAAEAGPPAGRLPVRPRLTRLVADRMEPEVSARGHLSFRLVPGKKADELVRRGMRGTTARRVKSGYRKVRARRRDLASGRSKLRLYHEVFSRLPHRKGLVVFESHLGRQYSDSPKAIYEEMRRQGLEFEAVWAYAGSPVGFPADATLVRRWSLPYLKALAQAEFWVDNQSYPLKLTKRPGTTYLQTWHGSALKRMGFDEPGWKVRSRAAQAAQQRTLDRFDRFLIRSEHDVRTLARAFRLPERTLLRVGYPRNDALVRARKRAEASGGRREPVLLAAELGIPSDKEVLLYAPTFRQYGRKRKRFELPFDVERFADAFDDRYVLLVRSHYLNHVVLPPSVRGRVIDVTDHHDVTPLLTLADGLITDYSSVMFDYSLLDRPMFFFTYDYEEYVHEDRGTYFDLLERAPGPVVRTEDELHAVLGSLEDQRVKYAAQRERFAADFSEFDRGNAAQSVVDQFFAHWRRT encoded by the coding sequence GTGGATCAGCGCTGCGCGCCCGACGCATCCGGGACCGGGCCCACCGGAACCGGAGCCGTACCCGCCGTGTCCGTGGTCGTGATCGTCTACAACGACGAGAACAGGCTGCCCACGGCCGTGCACTCCGTACTCGACCAGACGCTGCGGAGCGTCGAGGTCGTCATCGTGGACGACCGGAGCACCGATGGCTCGTACCCGGCGGCGCAGCGGCTGGCCGCCGCCCACCCGGACCGGGTCCGCGTCTTCCGGCTGCCCGAGAACAGCGGCGGTTGCGGGGCCCCGCGCAACCACGGCATCCAGCAGGCCCGCGGCGACTACGTCCTCTTCCTCGACAGTGACGACGTCCTGGAGCGCAACGCCTGCCGCAACATGCTGGAGGCAGCCGAGAACACCGGCGCCGACCTCGTCTCCGGGCTGTGCGTACGGGTGCACGTCGACTCGCGCACGCGCAAGGAGGTCAAGTGGTACCCCTGGCTGTACGAGCGCACCCGCACCCTGGAGTCCGTCTCCGAACTGCCCGACCTGCTGGTCTTCGACACCCTGTCGACCAACAAGTGCTACCGCAGACGGTTCCTGCTGGACGAGGGACTGGAGTTCCCGGTCGGCATCCACTACGAGGACCTGCTCTTCTCCGCCCAGGCGTACGTGGCCGCCCGCCGGATCACCCTCATCCCCAACCGGGTCTACGACTGGCGGATCGTGGACCGGCCGGGGATGACGGCGGCGAGGTCCATCAGCAACCGGCGTGACGAGATCGCCAACTTCGCGCACCGCATGGAGATCCACCGCCGGGTGGACCGGCTGCTCGCCCAGCACGGCCTGCTGGAGCTGAAGTTCGCCAAGGACGTCAAGTGGCTCAAGCACGACCTGGTCCTGCACCTGCGTGAGCTGCCGTTCCGGGACGCGGCGTACCGGCGGGAATTCGCCGCGATCGCCCGTGCGTACCTGGAGTCGATCGACCGCGCCGCCTTCGACGAGACCGAGCCGATCCAGGCGATCTGCGCCTACCTCCTCCACGAGAGCGACTGGGACAACCTGCTGCCCGCCGTGGACACACTCATCAACCGCGACAAGATCTCCTCGCCGCTCGTCGAGCGCGCCGGACGCGTGTACTGGTGCGCCCGGCACATCGAGGACGACACCTTCGGCCGGCACGTCCTGGACGTCACCGAACTGGGCTACCACACCAAGCCGGTCGAGAAGATGTTCCTGCGCAACGCGCTGACCCTCTACGAGGAGCACGCCGGCACCGTGCGGCTGGCCGGCCGCATCACCAACCCGCTCGGTGTGATCCCGCCCGGCGCCCGGCTCTCCGCCCAGCTGGAGTTCTACGCCCGCCGCAAGGGGGTGCGCTTCCAGACCTTCCGTTTCCCCGTGGCTGAGGTGCGGCACGAGGGCGAAGCCATCGCCTGGGAGGCCTTGGCGAATCTCACCAGGGGTCTGCGGCCCATCGGCATCGTGGACGCCGTGTGGGACGTACGCGTCCACCTCGACGTCGACGGTGCCCGGACCACGACCCGGCTCACCGCCGCCGAAGCCGGACCGCCCGCCGGCCGGCTGCCGGTGCGGCCCCGTCTCACCCGGCTGGTGGCCGACCGGATGGAGCCCGAGGTCTCCGCGCGCGGACACCTCTCCTTCCGGCTGGTCCCGGGCAAGAAGGCCGACGAGCTGGTGCGACGCGGGATGCGCGGAACGACCGCACGGCGCGTCAAGTCCGGCTACCGCAAGGTCAGGGCACGGCGCAGGGACCTCGCCTCAGGACGCTCCAAACTCCGCCTCTACCACGAGGTGTTCAGCCGTCTCCCGCACAGGAAGGGCCTCGTCGTCTTCGAGAGCCACCTGGGCCGGCAGTACAGCGACAGCCCCAAGGCCATCTACGAGGAGATGCGCAGGCAGGGGCTGGAGTTCGAGGCCGTGTGGGCGTACGCGGGCAGCCCCGTCGGCTTCCCGGCCGACGCCACACTGGTGCGCCGCTGGTCGCTCCCGTACCTCAAGGCGCTCGCACAGGCCGAGTTCTGGGTCGACAACCAGAGCTACCCGCTGAAGCTCACCAAACGGCCGGGGACCACGTATCTGCAGACCTGGCACGGCTCCGCGCTCAAGCGCATGGGCTTCGACGAACCGGGGTGGAAGGTCAGGTCCCGCGCCGCGCAGGCCGCACAGCAGCGCACCCTCGACCGCTTCGACCGGTTCCTGATCCGCTCCGAACACGATGTACGCACTCTCGCCCGGGCGTTCAGGCTCCCGGAGCGGACCCTGCTGCGGGTGGGCTACCCCCGCAACGACGCGCTGGTACGGGCCAGGAAGCGCGCGGAGGCGTCCGGCGGCCGACGCGAACCGGTGCTCCTGGCGGCCGAGTTGGGCATTCCGTCCGACAAGGAGGTGCTGCTCTACGCGCCCACCTTCCGGCAGTACGGGCGCAAGCGGAAGCGGTTCGAGCTGCCCTTCGACGTGGAGCGCTTCGCCGACGCCTTCGACGACCGGTACGTCCTGCTCGTCCGCTCGCACTACCTCAACCACGTCGTGCTCCCGCCGTCCGTGCGCGGCCGCGTCATCGACGTCACGGACCACCACGACGTGACCCCCCTGCTGACCCTCGCCGACGGCCTGATCACCGACTACTCGTCGGTGATGTTCGACTACTCCCTCCTCGACCGCCCGATGTTCTTCTTCACGTACGACTACGAGGAGTACGTGCACGAGGACCGCGGTACCTACTTCGACCTGCTCGAACGGGCCCCCGGACCGGTCGTCCGCACCGAGGACGAGCTCCACGCAGTCCTCGGGTCGCTGGAGGACCAGAGGGTGAAGTACGCGGCCCAGCGCGAGCGGTTCGCCGCCGACTTCAGCGAGTTCGACCGGGGGAACGCCGCGCAGAGCGTCGTCGACCAGTTCTTCGCCCACTGGAGGCGCACATGA
- a CDS encoding GtrA family protein, whose protein sequence is MNLSEGWARIGRRAPAPAQPSPTGPRGPFARTRRIALEVVKFGAVGGSGVAVNFLVFNLLLHGLKWAPMVATVIASCVAMGTNYLGFRFFAYRDRASRTRRQIFLFFVFSGIGVVMESALFYVAYHGLGMSGPLGSNLAKALSIVLASAFRFLVYRTWVFEQTKRDRQELAHDPQLPG, encoded by the coding sequence GTGAATCTCTCCGAGGGGTGGGCCCGTATCGGGCGCCGGGCCCCCGCGCCCGCCCAGCCCTCGCCCACCGGTCCCCGCGGGCCCTTCGCGCGGACCCGTCGCATCGCTCTCGAAGTGGTCAAGTTCGGCGCCGTCGGCGGCAGCGGTGTCGCGGTCAACTTCCTGGTCTTCAATCTCCTTCTGCACGGCCTGAAGTGGGCCCCGATGGTCGCCACGGTCATCGCCAGCTGTGTCGCCATGGGCACCAACTACCTCGGCTTCCGCTTCTTCGCCTATCGCGACCGGGCCTCGCGCACCCGGCGGCAGATCTTCCTGTTCTTCGTCTTCAGCGGCATCGGCGTCGTCATGGAGAGCGCGCTCTTCTACGTCGCCTACCACGGCCTGGGCATGAGCGGTCCGCTCGGCTCCAACCTGGCCAAGGCGCTGTCGATCGTGCTGGCCTCGGCCTTCCGGTTCCTGGTGTACCGGACATGGGTGTTCGAGCAGACGAAACGCGACCGCCAAGAGCTTGCCCACGACCCGCAGCTGCCCGGGTGA